The Henckelia pumila isolate YLH828 chromosome 2, ASM3356847v2, whole genome shotgun sequence genome includes a window with the following:
- the LOC140878382 gene encoding putative RING-H2 finger protein ATL21A, which yields MDGKIHPILLSLFFFTFPATIHSKDSCPTSNCGKYLVSITYPFKLESDQPPKNCPNFINLKCTDDGRTMINLPASGDFYVSYISYYARKISLTDPQNCLARRLMTNFSYYPLEAINYVNYTFYTCPGESAYRDLSHDVIRCLSNSTNATIATDKNSAEYFEERYGCKPIVSSSIPVDYDYYELFDEIQLTWNVPLCKSCKQYGIPASGEI from the coding sequence ATGGATGGAAAAATCCATCCAATTCTCctctctcttttcttcttcaCTTTCCCTGCAACAATACATTCCAAGGATTCATGTCCAACTTCAAATTGTGGAAAGTACTTAGTTTCCATCACCTACCCTTTCAAACTCGAATCTGATCAACCCCCGAAAAACTGTCCAAATTTCATCAACCTAAAATGCACTGATGATGGTCGTACCATGATAAATCTTCCTGCCTCTGGTGATTTTTATGTAAGTTATATTAGTTACTACGCACGAAAAATCTCCCTCACCGACCCTCAAAACTGCCTGGCAAGAAGGCTTATGACCAATTTTTCATACTATCCTTTAGAGGCTATTAATTATGTAAACTACACGTTTTATACATGTCCTGGAGAATCTGCATACAGAGATCTAAGCCATGATGTCATCCGCTGCCTAAGTAACTCGACAAATGCAACTATAGCAACAGACAAAAACTCAGCTGAGTACTTTGAAGAAAGGTATGGATGCAAGCCAATCGTCAGCTCATCGATCCCTGTTGATTATGATTATTATGAACTTTTTGATGAAATCCAGTTGACCTGGAATGTCCCTCTTTGCAAATCTTGTAAGCAGTATGGTATTCCAGCTTCAGGTGAAATTTGA